In Halobacillus amylolyticus, the following proteins share a genomic window:
- a CDS encoding pLS20_p028 family conjugation system transmembrane protein — protein MSDEELLEKLLQFSEVLHTNNIFSSGLRIMAWGIILFLKMIVDSLEGMVDSVLTLTHFFRSEPVKSFLETIQPVLYILLAFSLAMIGLRLIFNKEKNRAEIPMNIFISIMTISLLTFGMGKVDEFTGDAIDVAQVDTESFTTSDRVMMKYITDIAVYDETGWETSDIEKRHHVSPDNIDKISINEMITREFEKANGEQLSSEGKEILMNKVGLESNGEKGLVELGKSSLFDFLPEHYYRWDVEWFTAIVTLGVMAFTMVLISIKVAKLCFELGFNHIVALIMAYADISTGQRLKAIIKNIGSIFASLIMIFLSLRVYMYYTTFIGDHLDGIAYLIALVAGSLAVIDGPNIVQKLFGIDAGLKNAWHVAMGGYLASKTIGPPAKKAVGAVASGGTSAVMHSGAGAAGALAGMAGGKGKGSSQNVESPSPTQGTSGKDFGEKLDQKSGIIKSDKGSEQHSQPALQKSKRSQQLGEASSIPRNQKQQPDHVSGGSTPSIHEEMRDEERKQQLPNDSPTPRLHEDMKQGNRQVAASIEAKEPVDQRSSVMPFVEQGQKSQQAIHGDQSKAPTSTDDIPMPNQHRTEQRTMGQYMKDRVKDRFNNNHKVQGAKRTYNLSRNTTENWKHKIQKRERGS, from the coding sequence ATGTCGGATGAAGAACTATTAGAGAAACTCCTCCAATTTTCAGAAGTCCTTCATACCAACAACATTTTTAGTTCGGGTCTCCGCATCATGGCATGGGGGATCATACTTTTCCTGAAAATGATTGTAGATAGTCTAGAAGGTATGGTAGATAGTGTGTTGACGTTGACTCATTTCTTTAGGAGTGAACCAGTGAAATCCTTTCTGGAAACGATTCAACCGGTCCTTTATATTTTGTTGGCTTTTTCTTTAGCAATGATCGGGTTGCGTTTGATCTTCAATAAGGAGAAAAATCGGGCGGAGATCCCCATGAACATCTTTATCTCGATCATGACGATATCACTTTTAACATTTGGGATGGGGAAAGTCGATGAATTTACTGGAGATGCAATCGATGTTGCCCAGGTTGATACAGAGTCTTTTACAACTTCAGATCGGGTGATGATGAAGTATATTACAGACATTGCGGTCTATGATGAAACTGGATGGGAAACATCGGATATAGAAAAACGACATCACGTCAGCCCAGATAACATCGACAAAATTTCTATAAATGAGATGATCACGAGAGAGTTTGAAAAAGCAAATGGTGAACAACTATCATCTGAAGGAAAAGAAATTCTAATGAACAAAGTTGGTTTGGAATCAAACGGCGAAAAGGGTCTAGTTGAGCTAGGCAAAAGTAGTCTATTTGATTTTTTACCCGAACACTATTATCGCTGGGATGTGGAGTGGTTCACCGCGATAGTGACGCTCGGGGTTATGGCTTTTACGATGGTCTTGATTTCGATTAAGGTCGCGAAACTTTGTTTCGAGCTTGGATTTAATCACATCGTGGCGCTTATTATGGCGTATGCTGATATTTCTACCGGTCAACGCCTTAAAGCGATCATTAAAAACATTGGCAGCATTTTTGCATCGCTGATTATGATTTTCTTAAGTTTACGCGTCTATATGTATTACACCACTTTTATCGGTGACCACTTAGATGGTATAGCTTATTTAATTGCCCTTGTGGCAGGGAGTTTGGCTGTAATCGATGGACCAAACATTGTCCAGAAGCTCTTTGGTATTGATGCTGGACTAAAAAATGCCTGGCATGTAGCCATGGGCGGTTACTTGGCATCGAAAACGATTGGTCCACCAGCGAAGAAGGCTGTTGGAGCTGTAGCTAGTGGAGGAACTAGTGCGGTGATGCATTCAGGAGCTGGTGCAGCTGGAGCCCTTGCCGGTATGGCTGGTGGTAAAGGAAAAGGGTCTTCTCAGAATGTTGAAAGTCCTAGTCCTACTCAAGGAACATCAGGAAAAGACTTTGGAGAGAAACTTGATCAAAAATCTGGAATTATTAAGTCCGATAAGGGTTCTGAACAACACTCTCAGCCCGCCTTACAGAAAAGCAAACGGAGTCAACAACTAGGTGAAGCTTCTTCTATTCCACGGAATCAAAAGCAACAACCAGATCATGTATCTGGTGGCTCCACACCTTCTATTCATGAAGAAATGCGGGACGAAGAACGAAAGCAACAATTGCCTAATGATAGCCCAACCCCTCGCCTACATGAGGATATGAAACAAGGCAATCGACAAGTGGCTGCTTCCATAGAAGCTAAGGAGCCAGTAGATCAACGCTCAAGCGTGATGCCGTTCGTTGAACAGGGGCAGAAAAGTCAACAAGCAATTCATGGAGATCAATCGAAGGCTCCAACAAGTACAGACGATATTCCCATGCCGAATCAGCATCGCACCGAACAGCGCACTATGGGTCAATATATGAAAGACCGGGTGAAGGACCGATTTAACAACAATCACAAGGTTCAGGGTGCTAAACGCACTTATAACCTATCACGCAATACCACGGAAAACTGGAAACATAAAATCCAAAAACGCGAACGAGGCTCTTAA
- a CDS encoding DUF5592 family protein codes for MHYKIPSEIGSELKINRLFYLTDLLVVLILGGIGFTLRYVVHPSLIWYYAIFWIILMLTWLVRPKSNPKMRMVKALSLAVFRNRLTYCSMDTEEKGKGES; via the coding sequence TTGCATTATAAAATTCCTTCTGAAATCGGAAGTGAACTGAAGATCAACCGTCTGTTTTACCTGACAGACTTACTTGTCGTTTTAATTCTGGGAGGGATCGGTTTTACCTTGCGTTATGTCGTCCATCCCTCTTTGATTTGGTATTACGCAATCTTTTGGATCATCTTGATGTTGACATGGCTTGTGCGGCCAAAATCTAACCCAAAAATGCGTATGGTGAAGGCTTTGAGTTTAGCTGTGTTTCGGAATCGCCTTACCTATTGTTCTATGGATACGGAAGAAAAAGGGAAAGGAGAGTCCTAA
- a CDS encoding VirB4 family type IV secretion system protein, whose product MFQFLQPKTDQEKTKAKGYNPYLLAHIQPQGGINFQESFIRKGDGYEACVHVYAFPKNVSDFWLEPIFNMENVITTMDVVSDDRYKVRDGLNKGMAEQSSRMINEKDNAGTIEAQNNYDDLRELYNQVSEQGEIVKRVHLRHYVSAPTIVELEVKVKVVLLTLQDENFRGSIFLNEQEYEWKALLSSYSDQSSYHNKREGQPIPALGLAGGFPFHFTSLHDPYGTFYGTTLTGGNVVFDLFHRDNQRKSYNGVMVGAMGAGKSTTLKKIMLDNAIKGYKVRTFDVTGEFAELTEALGGKQISLDGSDGVINPLQVYRTAEDETTSFTQHLSKLTTFYKFLAPEANDSELKEYENLLRKLYETTGLWNEDEDSTITQKPVHHYPIFSDFLTFIQGQLYEDIGEGKQWEKVSPERKRRLESIELNIRNLVETYAHLFNGTSTIEHFNEQQVVTFTLRGLSQMRAEVFQAQLFNVLNLLWDSMLTNGAPQFEAYNRGELAFEDAVRYLILMDEAHHIINTKKKSESALEFLTKFSREARKYFGSLLYASHTIRDFVPEGSDQSMVEEIKKLFELTQYKIIMQQDSNNLEMMQQIFAGQLSQSELHEIPYLQTGDTMLSIRAVENIRFNVEVSDEELALFGGGA is encoded by the coding sequence GTGTTTCAATTTTTACAACCAAAAACGGATCAAGAAAAAACAAAGGCTAAGGGCTACAATCCATATTTGCTGGCTCACATCCAACCGCAAGGGGGGATTAACTTCCAGGAGTCTTTTATCCGAAAAGGGGATGGGTACGAGGCATGTGTTCATGTGTATGCCTTTCCCAAAAATGTATCGGACTTCTGGTTAGAGCCGATCTTCAATATGGAGAATGTGATCACAACCATGGATGTTGTATCGGATGATCGGTACAAAGTACGCGATGGGCTAAACAAAGGGATGGCGGAACAAAGCTCTCGAATGATCAATGAAAAAGACAATGCTGGTACCATCGAAGCTCAAAACAATTACGACGATTTAAGAGAACTCTACAATCAAGTGTCAGAGCAAGGAGAAATCGTTAAGCGTGTGCATCTCCGCCATTACGTAAGCGCACCAACGATAGTTGAATTAGAGGTTAAAGTGAAGGTTGTCCTATTGACATTGCAAGACGAGAATTTTCGAGGATCAATTTTCTTAAATGAACAAGAGTACGAATGGAAAGCTCTTCTATCAAGTTACAGCGATCAGTCCTCGTATCACAATAAACGGGAGGGGCAGCCTATACCGGCATTAGGGTTAGCTGGCGGTTTTCCATTTCACTTTACGAGTTTACATGATCCTTACGGAACGTTCTATGGAACAACTTTGACTGGGGGAAACGTTGTGTTTGACCTGTTTCACCGTGACAACCAGCGCAAGAGTTATAACGGTGTCATGGTCGGGGCCATGGGGGCTGGAAAATCAACCACACTCAAGAAAATCATGCTGGATAATGCCATTAAAGGATACAAAGTACGGACCTTTGACGTAACGGGCGAATTTGCGGAATTAACGGAAGCTTTGGGTGGAAAACAAATTTCCTTAGATGGATCGGACGGGGTGATTAATCCGTTGCAAGTGTATCGGACAGCTGAAGATGAAACCACATCGTTTACGCAGCATTTATCTAAGCTGACGACGTTTTATAAGTTCTTGGCCCCGGAAGCCAATGATAGTGAACTAAAAGAGTATGAGAATCTTTTACGAAAACTCTACGAAACTACTGGTCTTTGGAACGAGGATGAGGATTCAACCATCACCCAGAAACCGGTGCATCATTATCCGATCTTTTCCGATTTTCTTACCTTTATTCAAGGTCAGCTATATGAAGACATCGGAGAAGGAAAGCAATGGGAAAAAGTTAGCCCGGAACGAAAAAGGCGTCTCGAAAGCATTGAGTTAAATATCCGTAACCTTGTAGAAACCTACGCCCACTTGTTTAATGGCACATCTACGATTGAACACTTTAATGAACAGCAAGTGGTCACCTTCACGCTACGCGGTTTATCGCAAATGCGCGCTGAAGTCTTTCAGGCCCAATTGTTTAATGTGTTGAATCTCCTTTGGGATTCGATGCTCACGAATGGCGCACCTCAATTCGAAGCTTACAACCGGGGCGAGTTGGCGTTTGAAGATGCGGTTCGTTATTTGATTTTAATGGACGAAGCTCATCACATTATAAATACGAAAAAGAAAAGTGAAAGTGCCCTAGAATTTCTCACGAAATTTAGCCGGGAAGCTAGGAAATACTTTGGTAGTTTGTTGTACGCGAGTCATACCATTCGTGACTTTGTACCGGAGGGATCCGATCAAAGCATGGTGGAAGAAATTAAGAAGCTCTTTGAACTCACGCAATACAAGATCATCATGCAGCAAGACAGTAATAACTTAGAGATGATGCAGCAAATATTCGCCGGTCAATTAAGTCAAAGTGAGTTACATGAGATCCCGTATTTGCAGACCGGAGATACAATGCTGAGTATCCGTGCGGTTGAAAATATTCGCTTTAATGTGGAGGTATCGGACGAAGAATTAGCTTTATTTGGAGGAGGTGCTTAA
- a CDS encoding lysozyme family protein → MPWSLVLGLVSRKVWLGLVGLVMVLFLLQMVLYASTIVTLIGFQKSKASEDVQSVDVVNGTAQVSAAVEQYRPLFEKYAAKYGVSDYVELLLAKTMQESGGKLDDVMQASESLGLPPNTIEDPKRSIDVGVQYFADMLEKAGGDVKLALQAYNFGGGFIEYAKEHNHGEYSKELAIEFSQMKYQELKHTGMYSCISPEAAALQACYGDIGYVEAVLRYLKGDVVEGDIQPTGEWVRPIAGTLNQTSNYGMRSDPFNGTSTMHRGIDFACTNAVTPIRSVDHGQVVRVSNGGTGYGNSVIIKHDDGLYSHYAHLYSVYVDQGGVVQKSEEIGKCGTTGNSTGPHLHFEVLTKNQYRTDVNPTPYLDL, encoded by the coding sequence ATGCCATGGTCGTTAGTGCTGGGGCTTGTCTCGAGAAAAGTGTGGCTAGGGTTGGTTGGATTGGTCATGGTTCTTTTTCTCCTTCAAATGGTCTTATATGCATCTACTATCGTTACGTTAATCGGCTTTCAAAAGAGTAAGGCTAGTGAAGATGTTCAATCGGTCGATGTGGTGAATGGGACCGCCCAAGTTTCAGCTGCCGTGGAACAATACCGTCCATTGTTTGAAAAGTATGCAGCCAAATATGGGGTCTCCGATTACGTGGAGCTGTTGCTGGCCAAGACAATGCAAGAATCTGGTGGGAAGCTTGACGATGTGATGCAGGCCAGTGAATCTCTAGGGTTACCTCCCAATACAATTGAGGACCCCAAACGAAGCATTGATGTCGGGGTTCAATATTTTGCAGATATGTTAGAGAAAGCCGGGGGAGATGTGAAGTTAGCTCTTCAAGCGTACAACTTTGGAGGAGGGTTTATTGAGTACGCCAAGGAACATAACCACGGCGAATATAGCAAGGAATTAGCGATCGAATTTTCTCAGATGAAGTATCAAGAGTTGAAGCATACGGGGATGTATTCATGCATTAGTCCAGAGGCAGCTGCCCTTCAAGCTTGTTACGGCGATATTGGATATGTGGAAGCTGTTCTTCGTTATCTTAAAGGAGATGTTGTCGAAGGAGATATACAGCCAACGGGAGAGTGGGTACGTCCGATTGCAGGAACCTTAAACCAAACATCTAACTATGGGATGAGGAGTGATCCCTTCAATGGAACATCGACGATGCATCGAGGGATCGACTTTGCTTGTACCAACGCCGTGACCCCTATTCGAAGTGTTGATCATGGCCAAGTCGTGAGAGTCAGTAACGGAGGAACAGGCTACGGAAATAGCGTGATCATTAAACATGATGATGGTTTATATAGTCACTATGCGCATCTCTATTCAGTGTATGTTGATCAAGGGGGTGTGGTTCAAAAAAGTGAAGAAATAGGGAAGTGTGGAACCACCGGAAACTCGACTGGTCCCCACTTACACTTTGAAGTATTAACGAAAAACCAATATCGAACGGACGTAAATCCGACTCCTTATCTTGATCTGTAA
- a CDS encoding coiled-coil domain-containing protein: protein MKKQTNLVREGTSKMYLIGLGTMTAALLFFLCSGFVFGSQNQGNVQQTLLNEQLNLSGSGDMVIEKWIYNPNRQLMVVTLNIDKSTDLSGDPLTFIAQEKANPHRKIPTKIEYHEEGQYVISIRDVSPSFEVMALDILKQKQKDQTVLADVQQEPKKDEESKQLARIYTDQRKVKTDPTLTIQKEQEYEIAALSINIKKVQETIQDKEKQIQKIEQKLNDMDQDLVELESERLYETGEEKEQTNARIRQLENDKDRLNRKATENETTIQTLQEKLKMLKGKRDMIDS, encoded by the coding sequence ATGAAGAAACAAACGAATTTGGTGAGGGAAGGCACGTCAAAAATGTACTTAATTGGACTAGGCACCATGACGGCGGCCCTTCTCTTTTTCTTATGTTCCGGTTTTGTATTTGGAAGTCAAAATCAGGGGAACGTTCAACAAACTCTGTTGAATGAACAGCTAAACTTGAGTGGATCGGGAGACATGGTCATTGAAAAATGGATCTATAATCCGAACCGACAGCTGATGGTTGTCACCCTAAATATAGATAAATCTACAGACCTTTCAGGTGATCCATTGACCTTTATTGCCCAGGAGAAAGCGAACCCCCACCGAAAGATACCAACGAAGATTGAGTACCATGAAGAAGGCCAATATGTCATCAGTATTCGAGACGTGAGCCCTTCATTTGAGGTGATGGCGTTAGACATTCTTAAGCAAAAACAAAAAGATCAAACAGTCCTTGCGGACGTTCAACAGGAACCCAAAAAGGATGAAGAATCTAAACAGTTGGCACGCATCTATACCGATCAACGAAAAGTCAAAACCGACCCAACATTGACCATCCAAAAGGAACAAGAATATGAAATAGCTGCCCTATCAATAAATATTAAAAAGGTTCAAGAAACGATCCAAGATAAGGAAAAACAGATTCAAAAGATCGAGCAAAAACTCAATGACATGGATCAAGATCTGGTGGAATTAGAATCAGAACGTCTGTATGAAACGGGCGAGGAAAAGGAACAAACCAACGCTCGAATTCGTCAACTAGAAAACGATAAAGATCGACTCAATCGAAAAGCCACAGAGAACGAAACGACAATTCAAACATTACAAGAGAAGCTCAAGATGTTGAAAGGAAAACGAGACATGATTGATAGCTAA
- the mobP2 gene encoding MobP2 family relaxase, with protein sequence MSETITPGVVLKTKFVTANKKGFEDYVQYVDREEAKGKGKAHRSMFSLYNHYMDDPDKTSALFTQQSDRLSLEGKQGIKSLFEQAQKKNSIMWQDVITFDNDWLQKRGVYDSKSHTLDEDALKQVTRKSMQAMMKKEGLQESAVWSAAIHYNTDNIHIHVATVEPNPTRERGKRKPKTLDTMKGEVVNGLLDRAQERNHINSLIRDHMVNTKKENSSTKWRNREMKPLFLDVYNHLPQDKRQWHYGYQILNPIRSKIDELTTRYLNKYHPKDMKQLHRKLDLEVNELKQAYGDGPKDKKRYQHYKQNKIDDLYKRMGNAFLQEMKTYDNQRIHAHEPRHFSSHRPVPPGVHLQQSFRRIQRSMGQTYEQFMNDLDHQKLERDIERER encoded by the coding sequence ATGAGTGAAACCATTACGCCTGGGGTGGTTTTAAAAACAAAATTCGTGACCGCCAATAAGAAAGGCTTTGAAGATTACGTCCAATATGTAGACCGCGAAGAGGCCAAAGGAAAGGGGAAAGCACATCGGTCCATGTTTAGTTTGTATAATCACTACATGGATGATCCCGATAAAACATCGGCTCTCTTCACACAACAATCGGATCGATTATCTCTGGAAGGAAAACAAGGCATTAAATCATTATTTGAACAAGCCCAAAAGAAGAACAGTATCATGTGGCAGGACGTGATTACGTTTGATAATGATTGGCTTCAAAAACGAGGCGTTTATGACTCCAAAAGCCACACTTTAGATGAAGATGCTTTAAAACAAGTGACACGAAAATCCATGCAGGCGATGATGAAAAAAGAAGGATTACAAGAGAGTGCTGTCTGGTCAGCGGCCATTCACTATAACACCGATAACATTCATATTCATGTGGCCACAGTCGAACCCAATCCGACTCGGGAGCGGGGTAAGCGAAAACCGAAAACGTTAGATACGATGAAAGGTGAAGTCGTAAATGGATTGTTAGATCGAGCGCAGGAACGCAATCACATTAACTCGCTGATCCGGGATCATATGGTAAATACGAAGAAAGAAAATAGCAGCACAAAATGGAGGAATAGAGAAATGAAACCTTTGTTCCTCGACGTGTATAATCATTTGCCTCAAGATAAACGCCAATGGCATTATGGCTATCAAATCCTGAATCCAATTCGATCGAAGATTGATGAACTTACGACAAGGTACTTAAACAAATATCACCCAAAAGATATGAAGCAACTGCATCGAAAACTGGATCTAGAGGTGAATGAATTAAAGCAAGCCTATGGGGATGGACCAAAGGACAAAAAACGATATCAACATTATAAACAAAACAAGATCGATGATCTCTATAAAAGAATGGGAAATGCGTTCTTACAAGAAATGAAAACTTATGATAACCAACGTATTCATGCTCATGAACCACGTCATTTTTCTTCCCATAGACCAGTGCCTCCGGGTGTTCATTTACAACAATCGTTTCGAAGGATTCAACGCTCCATGGGTCAAACCTATGAGCAGTTTATGAACGACTTGGACCATCAGAAATTGGAACGAGACATTGAAAGAGAAAGGTAG
- a CDS encoding ImmA/IrrE family metallo-endopeptidase: protein MAKSKRTYPKKSPEQVQEEINRLTEGMEERISNHFHSPDQLKEYLDFMGKFYRYSPKNTALIDSQFSGAEAVGSFAFWKEKGFPVNKGEQGIKILVPNRLGQQFKNNEGEWKSLKHATKQEKEQVKDGQLDKREGRLVFSIGSVFDVSQTSASQKDLPHIFPNKWIDGKIENYNALRRGMEAIADKNNIQIVKPYEELGAAKGVSYTERGEVALNPRNSERQDTKTLLHELTHAKLHTEEKRDHYTKPEKEFQAEMTAYTVSSYFNIDTTDYSLDYLHQWTKDHEFKDYEGLLQEVQTTAKEFISTIEDSWEKEQEGDKDMKMTTPSNEKRERNMGQQIQVQENNQEKEKGVFDPLPNPKPYQEMIILVNKESQNVKTVSMESLIDVATQQVEQKEIKPLGNISYPQVKQDELVKKFNQANEKGKGAYVALSPEHQKNPETLPYSMRKAIEGISISSETFKEADANNVAPEHPSLQRSHPSIEKEPKREEKKLPSEKLRDMYRRQVSTTERNESPFEPKAEKEKGENELDNQAYKDAYKKELMNFIEPKVGKGLDQEESNDRQERLNQMRVFEMTQSMESVYKLKEESLQELKELPLSEHGQQRLVQVERTLDQAFSDQKGKTGEKRKGKSVEEKADESKQGPSQPKHKKQRQKVEMER, encoded by the coding sequence ATGGCCAAAAGTAAACGTACCTATCCCAAAAAGTCACCCGAACAGGTTCAAGAGGAGATCAATAGACTGACAGAAGGAATGGAAGAACGTATCTCGAACCACTTTCATTCGCCCGATCAGCTGAAAGAGTATTTGGATTTTATGGGAAAGTTTTACCGGTATTCCCCCAAGAACACCGCGCTTATTGATTCACAGTTTTCTGGTGCTGAAGCTGTTGGCTCGTTTGCCTTTTGGAAAGAAAAAGGGTTCCCTGTTAACAAAGGTGAACAAGGCATTAAAATTCTCGTACCGAACCGATTGGGCCAGCAATTTAAAAACAATGAAGGGGAATGGAAGTCCTTAAAACACGCCACCAAACAAGAGAAGGAACAGGTTAAAGACGGTCAACTCGACAAACGAGAGGGCCGTCTTGTTTTTTCTATCGGGAGTGTTTTTGATGTGTCCCAAACGAGTGCGTCCCAAAAAGACCTCCCTCACATATTCCCGAACAAATGGATCGATGGGAAGATCGAAAACTATAATGCGTTGCGTCGAGGCATGGAGGCTATTGCGGATAAGAACAACATTCAAATCGTTAAACCTTATGAAGAGCTAGGGGCTGCCAAAGGAGTGAGTTACACCGAGAGAGGCGAAGTCGCCCTCAACCCTCGGAACTCAGAACGTCAGGATACGAAAACCCTGTTGCATGAACTCACGCATGCGAAGCTCCACACGGAAGAAAAACGAGATCATTACACCAAGCCGGAAAAGGAATTTCAGGCAGAAATGACAGCCTATACGGTGTCGTCCTATTTCAATATTGATACCACCGATTATTCCCTAGATTACCTTCATCAGTGGACGAAAGATCATGAGTTTAAGGATTATGAAGGGTTATTGCAGGAAGTTCAAACAACGGCCAAAGAGTTTATTTCAACGATTGAAGATTCATGGGAAAAAGAACAGGAAGGGGATAAAGACATGAAAATGACAACACCGTCCAACGAAAAAAGAGAGCGGAATATGGGCCAACAGATCCAGGTGCAGGAAAACAACCAAGAGAAAGAAAAGGGAGTCTTCGATCCACTGCCAAATCCCAAACCTTATCAAGAAATGATCATCCTGGTAAATAAAGAGAGTCAGAATGTTAAAACCGTATCCATGGAAAGTCTTATAGACGTAGCCACACAACAGGTAGAGCAAAAAGAAATCAAACCGTTAGGGAACATCAGTTATCCGCAAGTTAAGCAAGATGAGCTGGTCAAAAAATTTAATCAAGCTAACGAAAAGGGCAAGGGTGCCTATGTCGCTCTTAGTCCCGAACACCAAAAGAACCCGGAAACATTGCCTTATTCTATGAGGAAGGCGATTGAAGGCATTTCAATCTCTTCTGAAACATTCAAGGAAGCCGATGCAAACAACGTAGCTCCGGAGCACCCTTCTTTACAAAGATCACACCCATCCATCGAAAAAGAACCAAAGCGGGAAGAGAAAAAACTACCGTCGGAGAAGCTACGTGACATGTACCGCCGGCAAGTCAGCACAACTGAACGAAACGAGAGCCCTTTTGAACCCAAAGCTGAAAAGGAAAAAGGGGAGAATGAACTCGATAACCAAGCCTATAAAGATGCCTATAAAAAAGAGTTGATGAACTTTATTGAACCGAAGGTAGGCAAGGGACTGGATCAAGAGGAAAGCAACGATCGACAAGAACGTCTGAACCAAATGCGTGTCTTTGAAATGACACAGAGCATGGAATCCGTTTATAAACTAAAAGAAGAATCACTGCAGGAATTAAAAGAGCTGCCGTTATCCGAACATGGTCAACAACGTTTAGTCCAGGTAGAAAGGACATTAGATCAGGCATTTAGCGATCAGAAGGGGAAAACCGGAGAAAAGAGGAAAGGCAAGTCTGTAGAAGAAAAAGCAGATGAAAGTAAACAGGGACCTTCCCAACCAAAGCATAAAAAGCAACGGCAAAAAGTTGAAATGGAACGCTAG
- a CDS encoding toprim domain-containing protein, with product MVKHVSASQVEIARNVDLIDYLQRKGEPLKREGRYYRHQKHDSLVIKDQMYAWNSREEKGAGVINFAKMFYGMSFPEAVLDLNAQGYKMKTDGQERKSKEPYYYPEQYEVAGKEKAKDYLTKERKIHPKIVEWLDQKDLIAEDKLGNVIFKWKQRGEIVGADRQGTIPMKDGNMFKGIDRNSHGSAGFSIDIGKPNSIYLFESPIDALSYWSIKQARLQNTRLVSMSGLKRQTMIDEIKRLGKEGHTVRHVTFCTDNDKAGYNFAKKYQRVMTENLCSTSLPTSKDWNDELKKRDKLGNAAKESRKDQLGIERG from the coding sequence ATGGTGAAGCATGTAAGCGCGTCACAAGTGGAAATCGCACGAAATGTAGATTTGATAGACTACTTGCAGCGTAAAGGAGAACCGTTGAAAAGAGAAGGAAGGTATTACCGCCATCAAAAACATGACAGCTTAGTGATTAAAGATCAAATGTATGCCTGGAACTCGCGGGAGGAAAAGGGGGCTGGTGTGATAAACTTTGCCAAAATGTTTTATGGCATGAGTTTTCCAGAAGCTGTGTTAGATTTAAATGCTCAAGGTTATAAAATGAAAACCGATGGACAAGAGAGAAAATCGAAAGAACCCTATTACTATCCCGAGCAGTATGAGGTAGCCGGCAAAGAGAAAGCCAAAGACTATCTCACTAAGGAACGGAAGATCCACCCTAAAATCGTCGAATGGCTTGATCAAAAAGATTTAATTGCAGAAGACAAGCTCGGCAATGTCATATTTAAGTGGAAGCAACGTGGAGAAATCGTTGGTGCTGATCGTCAAGGTACTATCCCGATGAAAGATGGTAATATGTTTAAAGGAATTGATAGAAATAGCCACGGATCAGCTGGCTTTTCAATAGATATTGGAAAGCCGAATTCAATTTACTTATTTGAAAGTCCGATTGATGCTCTATCTTATTGGAGTATTAAGCAAGCAAGGCTTCAAAATACTCGCTTAGTTTCCATGTCCGGCTTAAAACGCCAAACGATGATCGATGAGATCAAACGCTTGGGGAAAGAAGGTCATACGGTTCGTCATGTAACTTTTTGTACTGATAATGATAAAGCTGGTTATAATTTTGCCAAGAAATATCAAAGGGTAATGACGGAAAACTTGTGTAGTACTAGCCTGCCAACATCTAAAGATTGGAATGATGAGCTGAAGAAAAGAGACAAACTAGGAAATGCAGCAAAAGAAAGTCGGAAGGATCAGTTGGGAATAGAACGGGGATAA